GTTTCTAACCTCaagggttaaataaaggttaaatagtgtactacttttgaccagggcctatgttTGGTACTCAATAAAAAATGATCCTTTCCAGGTACGTGGCGATCTGTTATCCTCTGAGGCATGCCTCCATTGTCACCCCCAGGACTACGGGCGTGGTCATTGCTGTGGTGTGGATCCTGTGTTCCCTAAACACTATCATTAAGCTTGTCATGCTGCTGGTTCTAGAGTCCATGCCCCTGGACCAGTTCATGCAGGAATTCTGCTCTACCAGCGAGCTTTTCCACCTGAAGATTCACAACCAGGTAGACAACGTGTTCATCAGCATCGTCTTCATGACCGTTGGTTTTATCATCATATACTCCTACATCGCTATGATGATGGTAGCCAAGTCGGCCTCCGCAGACAAGGACATAAACAGCAAGGCTCGTAACACGGTTCTCCTGCACCTGATCCAGCTAGGCCTgagtctctcctccaccctggtTCCTACTATAGTGGCAGCCTTGAAATCCAGAGCAATGGACAAAGCCACACAGATTGAGTATATTGTGTTTATCATCCTGATTATTCTGCCCAGGTGTCTGAGTCCTCTGATCTACGGCCTGAGAGACAAGGCATTCAGACACATCCTCATGTACCATCTCACCTGTGGCCTCAGACGCACAGTGGAGCCCATTAAAATCTCTAGCTATTGATGGTTTTTCTTGTAACAGAAACATTTATTCCGTTTTTAATGAAAACTGTTTTTAAGAACTTGTAATAATGCTGGAAGAATGAACTAAACTAAAACACAGGTATGTGAATGTTTTAAAGGGACAATCTGCAGTTGGTACATACTTTTTTACCTTACAAATAAATGAAGGATAtgcacccattgattcttgaagaatattacTTATACTTCGGCTTCTGATGGGGTTCGAGGCATTTAGACGTTTGTTTGACTCCAATGCTCgtaaaacaaagtaaatgtaaacaaacactctatagcctcaaaacacggttaaaactataattttgatgtcATGGaatgtcagtccttgcatccatagcatcttctttgaatttgagagtagttacatttctccagcctcatccgccagctttttaccgaaacagtgccgctttgttattgtttcaactgcggattgcccctttaacttGAAACCACAGTATGTATGTTTTCCTGTAATACAATTAATTAAATAAACCCCTTGATTTTTAGGAATATTTAATAAAAGGGATTTGACCTTCTCGTGCTTCCCAAGCTTCATTACCTTGAAATGTTCATTCACTCTTTGATCCATCGCAGTGACCCACTCCTGTTTGCCCAACAGATGGAGCCAAAGTGCAGTTACAGCCTTCCAATACCGGCCCTTTGGTCACATACACTGCTTTAACCAGACTGAACAGTGCGCCCAATGATGAGTACAGCTTTCAGTCAGCCTTAACCAGGCTACCTAGCCACACATCCTTCAATGTGCCATGTAGATTACACATTTTTATCTCATTGCTAAGACATCTCCTAATCAAATAATCTGATCACCTGACTCATACAAAACCAATCACAGACAcaacagaggcacagagagagaaagcaagtaTGGATAAATGCACTTTAATATATTCACAAAGTAATTCAGCATCAGTGCTTTAccaacaagagaaagagagaaattggCACTTAGTACGGTATGTGGTGTGTGACTATCGAGTGATGATGTTATCCATCCACTGTGACAAAGAGGATTTAGTGACAgagggatgtgtcccaaatggcaccctattccacatTTAGTGCACTAGACCTAcatttgaccaggtcccatagggtgccatttgggacacatagaGAATACtttctcaaaagtagtgcactttaaagggaatacatttacatgttagtcatttatcagacgctcttatccagagtgacttacagtagtgagtgcagacATTTTTCATACTGGTCTCCCATGGGACGTGCCATACTGAGCCACATGGCACCCATTTGGGACCTATTTgggacagacccccccccccccagcccccagcATCCACAATCTGACGTAGATACATTAGTCTACTTACCCAGGGGGAAACATTTGGCATTGTAAACTGGTTTTCTGCTTATAAAGATAACCTGATTACAACAAGGTAATGGAGACATCTGGGAAAGACCTCATATTTTGGCTGTTAGACGTTTTCTGGTCGCTAAAAATATGTCTAAAAAAACATACTTCCCTGACCTCACTTTGCAATTGCATGatatttacactgagtgtacaaaactttaggaacaactgctctttccatgacagactgaccaggtgaataaaggtgaatgctatgatcccttatttatgtcacttgttaaatccacttcaatcagtgtagataaagaggaggagatgggttaaagaaggattttaaaccttgagacagttgagacatggattgtatgtgtgtgtcattcagagggtgaatggacaagactaAATATTCACGTCCCTTAAAACGGGGTATGACAGTAGGTGCGAGGCACAAAGGTTTCAGTGTGTGAAGAACTGCTATGCTgcagggtttttcatgctcaacagcttcctgtgtgtaaccaaccaacttgacacaacatgttggagtcaacatgggtcagcatccctgtggaacgctttcgacaccttgcagagtccacgcccgacgaattgagg
Above is a genomic segment from Oncorhynchus clarkii lewisi isolate Uvic-CL-2024 chromosome 33, UVic_Ocla_1.0, whole genome shotgun sequence containing:
- the LOC139392539 gene encoding odorant receptor 131-2-like, with translation MSNTTPPFQLLSNNVSLTNQRLGVPIRTFMSFLSVSPCLLFLYINTIMLYSLKSKPMFRETSRYILFGNLLFADTVLLLTSQLLYILAVAGLFVIRYICVVIVLVAIFTSAVSPLNLSVMSLERYVAICYPLRHASIVTPRTTGVVIAVVWILCSLNTIIKLVMLLVLESMPLDQFMQEFCSTSELFHLKIHNQVDNVFISIVFMTVGFIIIYSYIAMMMVAKSASADKDINSKARNTVLLHLIQLGLSLSSTLVPTIVAALKSRAMDKATQIEYIVFIILIILPRCLSPLIYGLRDKAFRHILMYHLTCGLRRTVEPIKISSY